The window ggacaaatagattaacacatatttgctccaaatactatgatatgatgaAGTCTAGGGTATGTTTtcattaaacaaagaaaaaaggagaatGAGCTAGAAATGAGGAAATAACacttcaaatatgaaatacaagacatactaatgcaacaaTACTTTTTAATACAAAGTGGATCAATCAACATATCTATAACTTAGAGAAAAAATCACTATAGCATGTGAATAACAATGAAACgtctaaatgaataaaaacaCTTTAAGAAGTAAATAAATAAGTGAAGTAAAGTGAATAAAAGATATtaaacatatttgaaaaataatattcgAATACAAAGATAGGAGAAATAGTAAAAGAAATAATTGTAATGTATTTCTCACTTTGATAATGAAAAttttttagttatcaaatgaaTATCAAACATGACACGACAGATATTTGTTTAGATATGCTTTAATAATTCAAATtgttaaaaataaagtaattcaTTTCCTCTTTGAGTTAGTAGAGTAGTGAATCAATAGAAATACTGAAGTATATATAAGAGATACATACATATTgataatatgtatatacatattttttttgggtttccCATTCGGTGTCTGGTGTCCGCATTGAAGCCCTGACTGATTCGGATCGCGCGTtgtagggcccattaaggtgacagtgctcccaacagagttttctccatacccagggtcaaaccctcgacctctgattaagggttaTGTATATACAAGTTACGAAAAGGGAAGTTAAACAAAATAAGGAAGTTAAATGGATTTTGGATTAGCCTTTTAGTTTGCATTTTgcatgaaatagaaattttttttcttttatcattgtGGTGTCCGCGTTAGCTTGCGCACATCTTGACTAATTCTATAGAATatctgccacctcccaccagcaacagataTCAAGTAATTCTGCCTACCAGCTGAAACGGATGGAAAAAAAATCaccctagtgtttgtctctgttggAAATTGAAcatgagacctcatggtgctcaacccaactataGAACCActaacactttgtttggatggtagTTTTTCACGGTATGATATGGTGTGATTATCAAGGGCAAAGCCAGCCCTTTGGCAGGGGTTTATCCGAACCTCCTTcgattaaaaaatatatcatttatacatgattaaaattaccCCTGAGTTAAAATTTTGTCTCCGCCTCTAATGATTATTGAGAgaatcatgtttgttttgattgcttcttaaaatatatggaatggtatgatttaatttcATGGATCGATAACTATGAAAAAACTCACTTTATGTAACTACGGATTTGATAGTATCTCATGATTTGCTTATTTATATGATCTTATTTTACATTTTACTCTATATTATTTAACTTCATCTCTTACCCGACTACACCCCACCAACCCTCCAaagaaaattatgtttgaattattattttttaaattagaaatttcaaatttttttcttagtaaCTTGAGTCAGATATGTGGTGTCTAAAATTAGACTTGAGGTTCAAAATTGCTGAAGTTTCgttcaatcaatttttttctcatagtCATACTCGTATAGTGTTGAATTAAGTTCGTTCAGTCAATTTGTCACTCAGCTTGGGAAAATATCCTACTAAAGtcacttatcttttttttttttttgtttcaacaaTGTCATTTAACTTTGTATATTTTCTTTACAAACTAACAATTGTTAAAATAGTCCTTATTCTTTGtaagaaaaatgaatttaaattatctttattcttttatttgaaatattaatagaCCTCCAACTATATCTCACATTTTTACTTCATTACATACTCCCTCTATCCCTTTTTAGTTGGGCACATTCTATTTTACACggtgattaaaaaattataaattaaattaaattttttattattttacccttTAGCAATATTAATGATACGGCATAGAAATGAATATCGAAATTGAAATTGTTCACGTTTTAATGCATACTATGAATTGTAGTAtatcatgaaaaaaattcattaattctattttgatttagTAAGCGATCAActaatatgagtcatttatttttagtaagacgACCAACTAAAATGGGACAGGGAgagtaattaaatttaaaaagagatatcacaatattaaaaaataaataaaaagaaaaattgagaaatatatttagtttttaaagtCAAGTTGAAGAGGTAATATAGTTTTTTcccaaataatatcacaagactgacaaaaataatatttgaaaactttataatttttaaattacacAATGATTAtatgaatttttctaattttatttgatgttgATTGATTTATGATACTAGCATGATATCCTTCAtcgatattttaatttattatagaaattttttaaaatatttatatatgattgttTTTCTACTAGCTAGAGAGTCGGGGGATTGAAGGAATTCATCGTCttctatatgaattatgaatcttttgacaattatttttagaagaaaacaacaactaaatttgaattattttatcataaaataaataaatataaaatattatttatcgTGGAACTCCTAAGTTTTCAAATAATAGAGTGCATATAAGCTTCTTTAACAATATCAATCACATTTTTTGGTGCActacattattttaatattacaaaTAGAAGTTGAACTAAAATGATACGCAGTATTTTTTCATAGTTAAAAAGCTATTAGTATATCATATTTGtaagaatattaaaaattaagAAGGGACTATTTTTCATAGTTAAAAAGCTATTAAAAATTAAGAAGGGACtattttggttaatttttttttaagaataaggattattttaacaattattaatttgtaagaaaaatatacaaagtTGAAATACattattgaaacaaaaaaaaatggctTGGCTTTAGTGAGATACTTTCCTAAGTTGAATGATAATATAAGGAATTGACTCATTAATTCGCCCTTGATGATCATTATATTGTAAAACAATTATCAACAATAagtgttgtcatgtgaccaggaggtcacgagttcaagccttggaaacaacctttggtagaaatgtaaggtaaggctgcttacgatacacccttgtggtggggttcTTCACCAGACACCGCGCATAGCAATagttttagtgcaccgagctgccctTTTTAGTGCTAATTGCCATAATTGAAATTTATAATCATTCATTTAGAGTTAAATTAAGggtttaaaatttatgatttccagcaatttaaaacaaaaacaaaaaaactgcTTGTAAATATCCAAGGGAATCAAACCCTCATTGAGAAGAAAAACAACTCTTTAAAAGCAAGTTTCATTTCTGTGACTGGATCaagagcttattttattataagattttcaacaaatattatatttttaatacatttctcaatataaatacaaaatatatacaaatattactAAATTTTCGATAACTCACACCCCATACCTCAATCCGCCCTTACGTTTATGCCCACAGTGACAGATTCACTAATTTAGGAATCGTGAGTGTCCGGGAGTTTCGAATATACATATTGATGCCAAAGCTTTAAGGTTCTGCTTGAAAATCAAAACACCGGCTATTTTCTTGGTTTCCTTGATGCttttttaaatctttatcaatttttatataattatacataatcAACATAGAACTTAACGAATGCTCGAGCACCACAAGATAGGACATAGGTCCGCGCCGGTAACCCcatcttaatatatatatatatatatattccaattATCTAATTGCTACGTTTGACTTCCCCCTTAATTAACTAATTAGTAAAACCCTACACCAAGAAAAGAGGATTATATTAATTGTCAACTTTATATATAGTGATTTGTCTGTTGTTACTAATACCCACCCcaattaaaaatatgttaaagAGCGTATATAAGATAATTATGCACATCAAAGTCAACAGAAGAATCTACCAaatgtcaaattaatttttttttcgagaagtattaaatatacaaaaatacgaAAGCCTGTGATCCATTAGTTtgattagaaataaataaaacaatttatatcataaatTGAACGATAAAATAGTACTTACCTTTTAACTTATATTTCATGAGTTCTACACATGGATATcacctttttgaatttttatatcaACATAAAGGGTCAATTATTgcaggattttttttttttaaaaaaaaagatttctaaaaagaaaaaagttttagttttgatgaaaaaactacatcaaaattttaaattgttcTGATTTCTACAATATAATTTGACTAGATATTTTTTGGAAGCCAAACtctctatttattatttatttacagcCAAAAAAGGTCATGGACTAGTAGTTGTATTcaatttcattttctctttcgCGTAACTGAATGGAACAAAAGCACATTACAATAAAATTCTTCCATAACACAAAgactttttatatttataatcagAGGTCTCAAgttttttcaccaaaaaaaaaaaagaggtttcgAGTTTGAGTCTCTCTGAGTATGAAGTCACTTTTGTACATTAGGCAGCCGTTTTATCCTTTAATGTGAAACTTTCCAGCACGAATTCATATTTAGTCATTAGGGGCCGTTTTACCCCCTAATGTAGAACTTTCCACCGCGAATTCAGATTTAGTCGTTATGGGCCGTTTTACCCCTAATGTGAAACTTTCCAGTGTGAATTCAGATTTAGTCGAATTTCAATGCAGGTATCAAACATCGGAAGggaatcaaaaaaaataatgaaaatatatttggTATAAATTAACGAGTTTAAGTTATGTGCACCATCAGTGTACAGCTCTATTCTACACTATTAGGTAAACTTAAACTGTTATTGCAGGTTAtccaattatttacataaaaataaaaaataaaaataaaaataaaaattggacaaCCTGCAATACCAAATCAAATTTTCTCAATAGTATAGAATATTTTTTATACTGACTgtacacaaaacttaaattctaaaTTAACAATAGAAGGAGATGTCTGAGATGGAACTTGCTGTATTAATGGTGATTATAGAAAGTAGAAAATTGAACCATCCGAAATTTTGTGAAATTCCTTTGAAAATATAGTCTCCTAAAAAAAATTCTACCTACTTGGAgaaaaaccgaaccgataaaaatgttatcgATTTATTGTTATTGGATTATTGGATTAACGatttttaaatggttttataaaaaaaaaaatttattgagtTATTGGTTCAATTCGATTCTTTttattgggtaaatcgataaccaaataagaatatttcaaattacacttttatatttatatatatatatatatatatatatatatatatatatatatatttaaaaaaagacATACTCTATATTTTTCTTTCGTTTCTATAAACCTATTCAATTCCCCAAAAACCTACTCAAGTTtaaagattcttgtaaaataaaacacatcatttAGGATTTTTATTGCAACTaagattttgtttcttttcttgttagttgctactatttatattttatgcatattttctgatcggttaaatcaaaaatcgaaccgttaaggactaaaaatcgataaatcgaaaatcgataaaaaatatcttattgttttatattagtttaacatatttaaaaaccgatAAACTAaattgatattacataaaatcgaaccgaaccgaatCGATTGATGCACACGTGACCCTTCGAATCATGTGTGAACACGACTTGTTTCGTGCAtcaatttcttccttttttttttgggcgtgggggggggggggggggggccaaGGGGCGGTCATTTATCATGTAAACTACTTATTGGTTCAGCTTAACATAGAAGCACTATATCAAATGGTGCTATGCATATTATACAAATGTAAAGTTGGCAAAAGATAATTGCAATACAATTCAATTAAAAATACTAGTGTGATGAAAGTCAAACTATACATTAAAACTTCAAATTAAGAGGAAATTTcattcatcatcactttgtgtatattatataaaagtaatttttctttcattcattacacgcatattattttattttgctcCTGGATATCACAAAAATTACTATGACCAGATTTCACAATAATCTTATCGGAAAAATAATGTTGAaaccttaattttaatttaagagaatataatatattacttagATCTTGACCCTTTTTTTATATGTGTCTAACCCAATTTTCCTTATGGATTATATAATAGAAGAATATCAATTAATTAATAGATTAGACTATctaatgaagactattttcattaaaaaaaaaaaatcttaatattttaatgaaagaaaagtgacttttacATAATAAACACAAAGTTAAGTGAACACGGATGAAATTTACTCTTAAAATTAAAAACGATGATTAATTAATCACTTGGACAAAAGCTAATTAGTGGAGTTTGTACATTGAATTTTGAACATGCACAAAAGCTAATTAGTGGAGTTTGTACATTGAATTTTGAACATGCCATTAACTAACACATCCAATCTATTACTGAcatttgttcttattttattcaatattataccaactttttattttttattttttccctacACTGGCCAAACACGTCTTAAAAATCAAATGGAGAACAAGTATGCATCATatattttgtataaatataaataccCAACCCATGCCTTCAACATATAACAAAAGCTAGAAGAACAACATTTTTTTGTGCTCTACATACTAATTTCTTTGTCCATTTATTagccaaaacaaaagaaaaaaaatcatgaagATTAGAATAGAAAGTTCAAGAATCATTAAGCCTTTCTATGAAAACACCCCTCCAACAACAAGTAGCAACATTCCTCTTAGTGTCTTTGATAAGGTCACATATGAGGCTCAAATTGCTATCATCTATGCCTATCACCCTCCCACCCCATCAAACACCGTGATTGAGTTAGGTCTTCGAAAAGCCCTGGCTATTTATCGAGAGTGGGGTGGGAGATTAGGTGAAGACGAATATGGGAATAGAGTGATTTTTCTCAATGATGAGGGTGTTAGATTTGTCGAGGCATCGGCTAGTAGCACCCTTGATCAAGTAATGCCCTTCGAGCCTTCGCCTTCTTTGCTTAACCTACACCCTAGCTTGAAGGATGTGAAAGAATTGGTGCAAGTCCAATTGACTAGGTTCACTTGTGGCTCCTTGGTGGTTGGTTTCACCGCGCACCACAGTGTGGCGGATGGACATTCCACTAGCAACTTCTTGGTTGCATGGGGTCAGGCCTGTCGAGGCCTCAGAGTCAGTCCACTTCCTCTGCATGACCGTACAATTTTCACCCCTCGAAATCCTCCTCTCATCCAGTATCAACATAAGGGGGTTGAATTCATGTCTAAATCGAAAAAAGAACATTCACTCAATGAGGTTCATCATATATCTGAGGACATGGTTGTACACAAAGTCCATTTCACTATTGAGTTCCTCGCGGAACTTAAAGCCAGGGCTTCTTCCTTGAATCGAAATAACAAGCCCTATAGCACCTTTGAAAGTCTCCTCGCGCATTTATGGAGGGCCATAACCAAAGCCCGCGGACTAAGTGGATTTGAGTCAACCCAAATAAGAATCTCAGTCAATGGTAGAACGAGGTTGAATCCTAAAGTACCCAATGAATACTTTGGGAACTTAGTCCTATGGGCATTcccaacaacaaaagtaaaggaccTATTGCGCGAACCTCTTCCATACGCAACAAAGCTAATTCATGACGCGATTTCAAAAGTAAACAACGACTATTTCAGATCGCTCATTGACTTTGCTAATACCAATGCAAAGGAAGAACATCTTGTCCCCACCGCGGACATGACCAAGCACATACTTTCCCCAAATATCGAGGTGGATAGCTGGTTAAGGTTTCCATTCTACGACCTTGATTTTGGTACGGGTTGCCCGTACATTTTCATGCCTTCGTATTTTCCTACCGAAGGCATGATGTTTCTTTTACCGTCCTTCATAGGGGACGGTAGTATCGATGTCTTCGTTCCTCTATTCGAAGACAAATTATCCACATTCAAGAAAATTTGCTATTCCTTGGATTTGCTTGAAggttaaaaacttaaaataaaaattactctttacttatcaaaaattttaattagtcTTCATCAATAAATGTCAATTTTGTCACACAAAAGAGTAGTACAATGGTACTTATTATAACAATTTTTGTATGCAGAGGATATGTCaattaaatacaaatttaaaGATGTATTATTTTACGTCACGGTATATATAGTAATAATACTATTtagttcttttttgttttgtaaaAGTTAAAGGTTGCACGTATTCTCATAGATATACTCTCCGTCTTAAAATAGTTATCAtgtttactaaaaatatttgtctCAACATAGTAATAGCTTGTCAGCTTAAAAGATCAAGAGagcattaattattatttttaactttaattttaacattaattaTTCCAGAATTACGAGGCACGCGAATATatgaatattaataaattaataatgaatATACTCTTAATCAAATTGCACTCCTAATTAATTTTACCAACTATTTTGATACAGAAGAGAGTATTGGAGTAGAATTTAACAACGCATGTGCATATTTAATACTCCCTCTGTCTCAAATTATTTGTCCCAAATTGtcttatttgatttcttattttacttgtccttttttattaatcaagaagacaattttttttccatgttttaccctttgcattaattactttttctttaaattaaaatgtaaatggtaaactagtcatgtaattaattatttttcttaatcaatgtgtcatctcaatttgggatggataatttgagacggagggagtaatttgTTTTGtcaatatgcaagaattattgcTGGACTTAACAATATTTGCCATTACATCAATACTTTTTTGGGCAAACTCTATAAGCAACTAAATTGAAATCAAATTTGAGTGGTGGGAATTAGGGATGCACACTCGGTATTTGGTTCGATATTCTTAAAGTTTGGATTTGGTAATTGATATTTAAATGTAGATACCATATACCATAGTTATAAACATCGATTTGGTAATTCGGTAATCAGTAAATTAAACTTCAATTCAGTatggtatttggtaataccatattaaagttggagatgtgcaaatgcatgtttaaacttcaaagagtatatttaacaGAAAccttatttagtattctttttattgctttttacgaatatattgCCTAAGTCCAAGAGATTTTTTGGTATAAGTAATTCTATTATCTATTGGGTTGGTTAGACATATCGtatcatatacatatacatatacatatacatatacatatacatatacatatacatatattcggtaaataccgaataccaaacggtattaGTATCTTGTTCCAAACCCAATCTCAAAtaccaaaatattgaaattttactcccaaatgtCATACCAAATATCGAATTACCAAATACCAATTACCAAACTTTTATTGTTTAGTTCGGTAATTCGATTTTCGATATTTTATGATCAGCCCTACTGGGAATAGAGAAATTATTGGTAGAAAGTGTTAGGAAAGACAgacacacaatcaaagagcccgacagggtagcagcCGAAAATACTcaagactaaactttccctttcaacttgaaccaagaggagacaaataaacccaaacaaaatagagtaatatacagcaaacaaatcaaccaaatgaaacaagataagaataaaggcaatcacacgagacacaagatttacgtggaaaacccttcagtgtgaagagtaaaaaatcacgggaccaaaacctccactataatcaccaaagagttacaatattgtcctccaaaatgggcaccaaacaagtgccaaacaacaagaaacaatacataatccatagcaccaaacactagagaaataaaggagtgaaagcacaaaaaacGCAGCTACTGTTCGGtaatgaagaacaggagctacagaccaccaaatcaagctccgtcagttcctaatcaaagattgagatgagaggaacaagcagtccaaaaatcagctcaatcggacaagaaacgaagcgaGAACCGCAATTTGAGTTGACAtttgtggctgaaatttaggtgcgaaaatcagctttatttttctctctttggcagctgaaaactctctttttgggaTGGTGAATAAGatctaaaaaaaatcaatatatatgccccatagtaatgggcctatgagcaaaagtgggttggtccaaattgagcTTCATTTTATCCACATAGAAAGGGACAAAAGCCCATGACCCAACAGAATGCGCTCTATTTTCTTTAAATAGTTATTAAGTTTTATGAAGCGTGAATTTAAATTATTCGAATATATATAGTAGTCGAATTAATAAATATTGCGGAAAATAGAAAAttgtaaaaacaaaaaatacgcATTCATAAATCATCACTTTTCAATCCCCATCAATACTTCAATTACTTATTCATCTATAAAAGAATTCATTAGGATATGATCAGATACTCTTATACCCTCAAACTTAAAGTAGGATTATGGtgatcaaattatttattttgaattggaAACTATCAAGAATGTTTACTAACAGTACATAATTAAAAGTTTAGGATTGTTACAATGTGGACTCATTTCTAACTATTATTATTGTCTTAATTATATTGGACAAATTTAATTCGACTTTAGAGTAAAGAAGAAAAGCTATCAGGTTGTTGGGGATAAATAGAATTATTTCATTCTTAATCCAATATCTCGGATTATATCGAATTTGCGTTctatgaagagaaaaaaaatcctaataagGATAGGGGCGGAGCTACATATGTTCATCCGAACCCCTCCGAtgtaaaattatactatatatacatggttaaaattattattatatatatatatatatattagatgtcgaacccccttcggttagttcgtatatttacttGTGAACCCCTTGGTGTCAATCCTAGCTCCGCCACTAAATAAGAAGTTTGTCACGCCTTAAGTTAATTCATGACATATACTATCCGCTTTGGGCATAGGCTAGCGCGAATTTGTCTTTTGGACTAGATCACATTATAAATGAGAAGCGTAAGCGCACCATGTAAACTtgagttaaatcatgaaaaatgttttATTATCCGCTCTCATTTTAATGTGAGATTCGTCTAAGATGTCATGTGCACCTCATCTTCATATATAAACTAATTTACTTCCCTTTATAACAGGTATTACACGACATCAATCTAAATTAATCGTTAAGACTCTAAATTAAATATCGAACATCGAGTAAGATAAAAGATTGCTATCGAAATTTCCTCATTATTTTGACAATAGTGATGTGGAAAATCAAACTCGAAATTGGAAGAATTTGGTAGGGTTTCAACTAATCCTATCCAAGAATATTatgataattataatttattgacttatcacacacaaaaaaaaatgtatatatctACATCAATACAAAATTCTGTAAATTAACATGGAATTAAGTAGCTAGTGACCTCATCACATATATCATTACAATTTATATTCTTAATTGTTGAAATTTAACCTCACgataatttgagaaaatattcaaatcattcgaaaaaaaatagaaaaaaacctataatgaaaattattaataatagGGGCGGAACTTAAATGTAAATTTAGAattcaattattaatattttgagatcattattttaatattta of the Capsicum annuum cultivar UCD-10X-F1 chromosome 11, UCD10Xv1.1, whole genome shotgun sequence genome contains:
- the LOC107846882 gene encoding agmatine hydroxycinnamoyltransferase 1; translation: MKIRIESSRIIKPFYENTPPTTSSNIPLSVFDKVTYEAQIAIIYAYHPPTPSNTVIELGLRKALAIYREWGGRLGEDEYGNRVIFLNDEGVRFVEASASSTLDQVMPFEPSPSLLNLHPSLKDVKELVQVQLTRFTCGSLVVGFTAHHSVADGHSTSNFLVAWGQACRGLRVSPLPLHDRTIFTPRNPPLIQYQHKGVEFMSKSKKEHSLNEVHHISEDMVVHKVHFTIEFLAELKARASSLNRNNKPYSTFESLLAHLWRAITKARGLSGFESTQIRISVNGRTRLNPKVPNEYFGNLVLWAFPTTKVKDLLREPLPYATKLIHDAISKVNNDYFRSLIDFANTNAKEEHLVPTADMTKHILSPNIEVDSWLRFPFYDLDFGTGCPYIFMPSYFPTEGMMFLLPSFIGDGSIDVFVPLFEDKLSTFKKICYSLDLLEG